Proteins encoded in a region of the Paenibacillus wynnii genome:
- a CDS encoding GerAB/ArcD/ProY family transporter, with product MEQVHISRRQLFMLTFLFIVGSAFILLPGPFIAAAKQDAWLIPLWGAVWGILIASLWLYLMRLHPGLSIIQICRSVAGKTVGSVLALLFIWFFLYTSVWITRNISYVQLTLMPRTPLSVFHIMFLLIAYHAVIKGFEGIARMGELIMPLFLLFVMFVVLPLLKEWDWEQFQPVMQLDVWSTIKKTNTFFSFPFLEAVCFTMIIPFVKKKASLPFLAGIGLGGVFLSILIFFIIGIMGISRPSHLLFPIYTLATEVEIARFIEHIEVVLFVVYLGALYIQLSILYYCTVAGLCQLLKINNRAVVGFPFILIISGLALTYTDNIVIDIEWTDKYSFVHSSLYGVFLPILLILLTWLKAYRRKVRGGSK from the coding sequence ATGGAACAAGTTCACATTTCCAGACGGCAGCTTTTTATGCTAACGTTTCTGTTTATTGTAGGATCCGCTTTTATTCTTCTCCCAGGACCGTTTATAGCCGCTGCCAAACAGGACGCCTGGTTGATTCCTTTATGGGGTGCGGTATGGGGGATTCTCATAGCAAGCCTATGGTTATATTTAATGAGACTACATCCGGGGTTAAGTATCATTCAAATATGCCGTAGTGTGGCAGGCAAAACAGTGGGAAGTGTATTAGCCCTACTGTTCATTTGGTTCTTCCTCTATACCTCGGTCTGGATTACGCGAAACATCAGTTATGTTCAACTTACTCTTATGCCGCGAACACCCCTTTCGGTCTTTCATATCATGTTTCTCTTGATTGCTTATCATGCTGTCATCAAAGGATTTGAAGGGATTGCGAGAATGGGCGAACTCATCATGCCGTTATTTTTGCTCTTCGTTATGTTCGTTGTACTGCCCTTGCTAAAAGAATGGGATTGGGAGCAATTTCAACCGGTGATGCAGCTTGATGTTTGGAGTACCATAAAGAAAACAAACACCTTTTTCTCCTTTCCGTTTCTCGAGGCCGTCTGTTTTACCATGATTATTCCATTTGTCAAAAAGAAAGCCAGCTTACCGTTTCTTGCAGGAATCGGATTAGGAGGGGTGTTTCTTAGCATTCTGATTTTTTTCATTATAGGGATTATGGGGATATCCCGACCCTCCCATTTGCTTTTCCCAATCTATACTTTGGCAACTGAAGTGGAAATTGCCCGTTTCATTGAACATATTGAAGTCGTTCTATTTGTTGTGTACCTCGGTGCACTGTATATTCAGCTGAGTATTCTCTATTACTGTACCGTAGCCGGATTGTGCCAGCTCTTGAAAATTAACAATCGCGCTGTAGTGGGATTTCCGTTCATCCTGATTATATCTGGCTTAGCTCTTACATATACGGACAATATCGTTATAGATATCGAATGGACGGACAAATATTCATTCGTTCATAGTTCTTTATACGGTGTCTTTCTTCCTATTCTGTTGATTTTGCTTACCTGGCTGAAAGCCTACAGACGTAAGGTTAGAGGGGGATCCAAATAG
- a CDS encoding PD40 domain-containing protein, producing the protein MLAVQAVPHDLVQGWIAYTSDRGGVFDIWLYRPQDGFNFQLTQGLGAEFSVPYWSPDSRRIAFIGIGNVVHLLDTVTLAVARIDQIEPYTLLDWSRDSRTLAYVKNGQIIIYDTFSHISYAIPQPGARDVQWFPSGAELLFSAPDSTGITQLFRIRADGTDRRQITQNTDGPLHNVRISPDGTFALYTFPGASISIISTLDLATGTIYTLEGGPLAKNYFPAWSPDSRSIAYSATAYEEPNYYSLIQIDSRTGKNQRTPGTSDCFATPVSWSPDGGQIAYLSGCKGVESASQLWIVDIRGQRPINVLSGYRITALQWSPRFRRVRENRYTSFVYRVSFPYPANWRGVSEERYEGPDGFFQVSAISAGDRISDVCNSEAFHPLMPYGSSPRIVMRTIQNREACFIFPSADQPVEMNKQAALIVRYPRPVQIGETFYNYFILWADVNHIRQMGERLSFL; encoded by the coding sequence ATGTTGGCCGTGCAAGCTGTTCCTCATGATTTGGTTCAAGGATGGATCGCCTACACGTCGGACCGTGGCGGAGTGTTCGACATATGGCTGTACCGACCGCAGGACGGGTTTAATTTTCAACTTACACAGGGGCTAGGTGCGGAGTTTTCCGTTCCTTATTGGTCTCCGGATAGCAGGAGAATCGCATTCATCGGCATTGGCAACGTGGTACACCTGCTGGATACCGTTACGCTCGCCGTTGCCCGGATCGACCAAATCGAACCCTACACGCTGCTGGACTGGTCCCGGGACAGTAGAACTCTCGCGTATGTCAAAAACGGGCAAATCATCATCTATGATACTTTCTCACATATCAGCTATGCCATCCCGCAGCCTGGTGCCCGCGATGTCCAGTGGTTCCCTTCGGGTGCAGAGCTTCTGTTCTCGGCTCCGGACTCCACCGGTATCACCCAGCTCTTCCGCATCCGGGCCGATGGCACAGACCGGAGACAAATCACGCAAAATACGGACGGACCGCTCCATAACGTTCGAATTTCTCCGGATGGAACGTTTGCTCTTTATACGTTTCCCGGTGCAAGTATCTCCATCATTTCGACGCTGGATCTCGCCACAGGCACCATTTATACACTGGAAGGCGGACCTCTCGCCAAGAACTATTTCCCGGCATGGTCCCCAGACTCCCGTAGCATCGCCTACAGCGCGACAGCCTATGAGGAGCCGAATTATTATTCTCTTATCCAAATCGACAGTCGTACCGGTAAGAATCAAAGGACGCCTGGGACCTCCGACTGTTTTGCCACTCCCGTCAGTTGGTCGCCGGACGGTGGCCAAATTGCGTATTTATCAGGATGCAAAGGTGTAGAAAGCGCAAGTCAGCTCTGGATTGTCGATATCAGGGGGCAGAGGCCGATAAACGTCCTCAGTGGCTACCGGATTACCGCCCTGCAGTGGTCGCCTCGCTTCAGAAGGGTTCGGGAAAACAGGTACACAAGCTTTGTGTACCGGGTATCCTTTCCTTATCCAGCAAACTGGCGCGGAGTCAGCGAAGAGAGGTACGAAGGGCCTGATGGTTTTTTTCAGGTATCTGCGATTTCAGCGGGCGACCGGATTTCCGATGTATGCAACTCCGAAGCTTTTCATCCATTGATGCCTTACGGCTCTTCTCCTCGGATTGTCATGAGGACCATACAAAACCGAGAGGCTTGCTTCATTTTTCCGTCGGCCGACCAACCCGTGGAGATGAACAAACAGGCCGCTCTCATCGTGAGATACCCCCGCCCAGTCCAAATCGGGGAGACGTTCTACAATTATTTTATCCTGTGGGCCGATGTCAACCACATCCGCCAAATGGGTGAACGGCTGTCGTTCCTTTAG
- the modB gene encoding molybdate ABC transporter permease subunit, translated as MDVNWTEFLTPVWLSIKISVITSIIVFILAVAAAKAMANRRFRGKSLVETVLLLPLVLPPTVVGFVLLVLLGRRSWIGRLYEQLTEQTIIFTWVAAVIASVIVAFPLVYRTVKSGFESVERNLEDAARAQGASEFQVLRYVSLPLASRSLAAGYVLGFARGLGEFGATIMVAGNIPGRTQTVPTAIYVAVDGGNMVLAWMLVCSIIAISAVMLMFVNRNS; from the coding sequence ATGGACGTGAATTGGACTGAATTTTTAACCCCAGTATGGCTTTCGATAAAAATATCAGTGATTACCAGTATTATCGTCTTCATTCTAGCTGTCGCTGCCGCTAAGGCGATGGCAAATCGCAGATTCCGCGGCAAAAGCCTGGTGGAAACGGTACTGCTGCTTCCACTTGTTCTACCGCCTACTGTGGTCGGTTTTGTACTACTGGTTCTATTGGGTCGGCGAAGCTGGATAGGAAGGCTGTATGAACAATTAACGGAACAGACCATTATTTTTACGTGGGTAGCTGCAGTTATTGCTTCTGTTATAGTAGCTTTTCCCTTAGTCTATCGTACGGTTAAGTCAGGTTTTGAAAGTGTAGAGCGTAATCTGGAGGATGCAGCCCGGGCTCAAGGGGCCAGTGAGTTCCAAGTACTGCGTTATGTGTCTCTCCCGCTGGCGAGTCGTTCACTTGCTGCCGGCTATGTTCTGGGATTTGCACGCGGACTTGGAGAATTTGGGGCTACGATCATGGTGGCCGGCAACATACCGGGCCGCACGCAGACAGTGCCAACAGCGATATATGTAGCCGTAGACGGAGGCAACATGGTCCTTGCTTGGATGTTGGTGTGCTCAATCATTGCCATTTCTGCGGTAATGCTAATGTTCGTCAATCGGAATTCTTAA
- the modA gene encoding molybdate ABC transporter substrate-binding protein — MLKRYLLGILTIVLFVVLAVGLSSTSSNGNVEAASKKTEIIVSAAASLQDSLDKIAVQFEKQHPDIDLVFNYGASGTLQKQIEQGAPADIFFSAGEKQMNALVDSDLITDHKVLLKNQLVIVVPYDSKVKLTSITQLTDKAFKKVAVGQPESVPAGQYAQQSLTAKKVWDTLQSKLVFAKDVRQVLTYVETGNADAGFIYKTDALTSKKMRIALTVGDLVHQAIHYPAGIVKDSEHKSEAKDFYNFLQSKEADDIFTSYGFLLP, encoded by the coding sequence ATGTTAAAGAGATACCTACTAGGAATACTTACAATTGTTCTATTTGTGGTTCTAGCTGTAGGCTTGTCGTCAACATCATCTAACGGTAACGTAGAGGCGGCATCCAAGAAAACGGAGATTATAGTGTCTGCGGCAGCAAGCCTGCAAGACAGTCTGGACAAAATTGCTGTGCAGTTTGAGAAGCAGCATCCCGACATCGACCTTGTTTTTAATTACGGAGCATCCGGTACACTGCAAAAGCAGATCGAGCAAGGTGCGCCGGCGGATATTTTCTTCTCAGCAGGAGAAAAACAAATGAACGCTCTGGTTGACAGCGACTTGATTACCGATCATAAAGTGCTGCTAAAAAACCAATTGGTTATTGTTGTTCCTTACGATTCAAAGGTAAAGCTAACGTCGATTACACAACTTACAGATAAAGCTTTCAAAAAAGTGGCTGTTGGGCAGCCGGAATCCGTTCCCGCTGGGCAATATGCACAGCAGTCGCTGACAGCCAAGAAAGTTTGGGATACGCTGCAAAGCAAATTGGTATTTGCGAAGGATGTTCGTCAGGTGCTAACTTACGTGGAGACTGGTAATGCGGATGCAGGCTTCATCTACAAGACAGATGCTCTAACTTCCAAAAAGATGAGAATAGCTCTTACAGTGGGTGATCTTGTCCATCAAGCAATCCATTATCCTGCGGGCATTGTGAAGGATTCCGAACATAAGAGCGAAGCTAAGGACTTTTACAATTTCCTTCAATCCAAGGAAGCGGACGATATTTTTACGAGTTACGGGTTTTTACTTCCCTAA